In the genome of Gordonia rubripertincta, one region contains:
- a CDS encoding AMP-binding protein, which yields MHLTALAAELGSKPAVIMGESGQSISYAELERASNRIAHVLADLGLRPGDHIAILMENRLDVFPVAWAAQRSGLFYTPVNWHLTVAEAAYIVDNCEATVLISSPELAALADECVRSASREVTRLTVGEDLEDLASVAPDIPIAHELEGCYMFYSSGTTGRPKGILPELTGDAFGTGYAIDHMMGTAFGLGRDTIYLSLGPLYHAAPLGWSMGAIRNGGTAVVMGRFDAERSLALIEQYGVTAAQFVPTMFVRLLKLPDEVRRSHDVGSLRIMIHAGAPCPVEIKRQMIDWLGPILVEFYAGSEGTGFFMVDSKAWLERPGTVGKALLGVVHICDDDGNELPVGEVGQVWFGDVRRFEYHGDPDKTAGAWNDRGWNTLGDLGHVDADGYLYLSDRRTDLILSGGVNVYPREIEDVLILHPAVADVAVIGVADDEFGQRVHAFVLPSDETHPGPDLEKALAAYAREHLAGFKVPRGWTFLDEFPRLPSGKVLRRKLPVS from the coding sequence ATGCACCTCACCGCGCTCGCTGCCGAGCTGGGAAGCAAACCTGCTGTGATCATGGGTGAATCGGGCCAGTCGATCAGCTATGCGGAACTAGAGCGCGCGTCGAACCGGATCGCGCACGTGTTGGCCGACCTCGGGTTGCGGCCGGGGGACCACATCGCGATCCTGATGGAGAATCGTCTGGACGTTTTTCCGGTGGCGTGGGCTGCGCAACGCTCAGGGCTCTTCTACACCCCGGTCAACTGGCATCTCACCGTCGCCGAGGCGGCATACATCGTCGACAACTGCGAGGCGACGGTGCTCATCTCATCGCCCGAACTCGCAGCGCTCGCCGACGAATGCGTGCGATCGGCCTCGCGCGAGGTGACCAGGCTGACCGTCGGTGAGGATCTCGAGGACCTGGCATCCGTGGCTCCGGACATCCCGATCGCGCATGAGCTGGAGGGCTGCTACATGTTCTACAGCTCCGGCACCACGGGCCGTCCCAAGGGGATACTGCCCGAGTTGACCGGTGATGCGTTCGGAACCGGATACGCGATCGACCACATGATGGGTACCGCATTCGGTCTCGGCCGCGACACGATATACCTCAGCCTGGGTCCGCTCTATCATGCGGCGCCGTTGGGGTGGTCCATGGGGGCCATCCGCAACGGCGGCACAGCAGTCGTGATGGGGCGGTTCGATGCGGAACGCTCGCTCGCCCTGATCGAGCAGTATGGTGTGACCGCAGCACAATTCGTACCCACCATGTTCGTTCGGCTGCTCAAGCTCCCCGACGAGGTGCGCCGATCCCACGACGTCGGCTCGCTGCGCATCATGATCCACGCCGGTGCGCCATGTCCCGTCGAGATCAAACGGCAGATGATCGATTGGCTCGGGCCGATTCTCGTCGAGTTCTACGCAGGCAGTGAGGGAACCGGATTCTTCATGGTCGACTCGAAGGCCTGGCTCGAACGGCCCGGTACGGTCGGAAAGGCTCTGCTCGGAGTTGTGCACATCTGCGACGACGACGGCAACGAACTGCCGGTCGGCGAGGTCGGGCAGGTCTGGTTCGGTGACGTCCGCCGGTTCGAATACCACGGTGATCCCGACAAGACCGCTGGTGCGTGGAATGACCGTGGCTGGAACACCCTCGGAGATCTCGGTCATGTCGACGCCGACGGCTATCTGTACCTGTCCGACCGGCGAACCGATCTGATCCTCTCCGGTGGCGTCAACGTCTATCCACGCGAGATCGAGGACGTACTCATCCTGCACCCGGCAGTTGCCGACGTCGCCGTCATCGGGGTCGCCGACGACGAGTTCGGCCAGCGGGTGCACGCGTTCGTATTGCCCAGCGACGAGACGCATCCCGGACCGGATCTCGAGAAAGCGCTCGCCGCGTACGCACGCGAGCACCTCGCCGGCTTCAAGGTTCCCCGCGGGTGGACCTTCCTCGACGAGTTTCCGCGGCTGCCCAGTGGAAAGGTGCTCCGCCGCAAGCTGCCGGTGAGCTGA
- a CDS encoding ABC transporter ATP-binding protein: MNTTSKTPVLSCSGLSAGYAGAPVIRDVDLSVHRGEILALLGPNGAGKTTTLLALAGLINRADGSVTLDGNTLRSGHSRQAAGHGLVLVPDDRALFTTLTTYENLKLAGRKKAKIAGVFDLFPRLRERTSVAAGSLSGGEQQMLAIGRALVQDPTVLLIDELSMGLAPVIVEQLLPVIRQVADDTGTAVILVEQHVRLALQTADRAVVLAHGTEVLSGDAGDLLAHPERIEAAYLGGDKVAAE; the protein is encoded by the coding sequence GTGAACACCACATCAAAGACCCCAGTGCTGTCATGTTCAGGACTGTCCGCGGGCTATGCGGGCGCACCGGTCATCCGAGATGTCGACCTGAGTGTTCACCGCGGCGAGATCCTCGCCTTGCTCGGCCCCAACGGTGCAGGCAAGACCACTACCCTGCTGGCGCTGGCCGGCTTGATCAACCGGGCGGACGGGTCGGTCACCCTGGACGGCAACACATTACGGTCAGGGCACTCTCGCCAGGCCGCCGGCCACGGGCTCGTACTGGTGCCCGACGATCGTGCGCTGTTCACCACGCTCACCACTTACGAGAACCTGAAACTCGCCGGCCGCAAGAAGGCAAAGATCGCCGGGGTGTTCGATCTGTTCCCTCGTCTGCGCGAACGGACCTCGGTAGCCGCCGGCTCGCTGTCGGGCGGCGAACAGCAGATGCTCGCCATCGGGCGCGCGCTGGTCCAGGACCCCACGGTGCTGCTCATCGACGAACTCAGCATGGGTCTGGCGCCGGTCATCGTCGAACAACTCCTGCCGGTGATCCGTCAGGTCGCCGACGACACCGGAACAGCGGTGATTCTCGTGGAGCAGCATGTCCGTCTCGCCCTGCAGACCGCCGACCGCGCCGTTGTGCTCGCCCACGGCACCGAGGTCCTCTCCGGCGATGCCGGGGACCTGTTGGCGCATCCGGAGCGGATCGAGGCGGCCTATCTCGGCGGCGACAAGGTTGCCGCCGAGTAG
- a CDS encoding LLM class flavin-dependent oxidoreductase, with product MEFGLPWPGAEVAQEAEKAGIAAFCTGDFVDNDAYSVLADMAANTTKAQVGTSIAYAFSRSPYAHASAIRTLHKHAAGRLFLGLGSGAYAINRDWVGAEADRPVARMSDLAGAVRAWLHAENGERVRYDGEFYRVDARVQAPVLGRLDVPILFAGFNKGMAAAAARHADGVIGHGLFTAQWWDDVVRPATAKGLADAGKSSTIEHGWLITAVDDDNPDRAILDARRMIAFYLTVKTYDAFIEQHGWTDAVAALRAAFKAGDMDTFTNAVTDDMLHTIAVCGTTADARSRLAERRAEGSLARDLTYLGQPAFLVSDRRRAVYAHNSLALLEG from the coding sequence ATGGAGTTCGGATTACCCTGGCCCGGAGCCGAGGTCGCACAGGAGGCGGAGAAGGCCGGCATCGCGGCGTTCTGCACCGGTGATTTTGTCGACAACGACGCATATTCGGTACTGGCGGACATGGCGGCAAACACGACAAAAGCCCAGGTAGGCACCAGTATCGCCTATGCGTTCTCCCGGAGTCCGTACGCGCACGCGTCCGCGATTCGAACGCTGCACAAGCACGCTGCGGGCCGATTGTTCCTCGGGCTCGGTTCGGGTGCCTACGCGATCAATCGGGACTGGGTCGGGGCAGAGGCCGACCGCCCGGTCGCGCGAATGAGCGATCTCGCCGGAGCGGTACGCGCCTGGCTGCATGCGGAGAACGGCGAACGTGTCCGTTACGACGGTGAGTTCTATCGGGTCGACGCGCGGGTCCAGGCACCGGTACTGGGCCGACTCGATGTCCCGATTTTGTTCGCCGGCTTCAACAAAGGCATGGCCGCTGCTGCGGCCCGACATGCCGACGGGGTCATCGGCCACGGCTTGTTCACCGCGCAATGGTGGGACGACGTCGTCCGGCCGGCGACCGCCAAAGGACTGGCCGACGCCGGCAAGAGCAGCACGATCGAACACGGTTGGCTGATCACTGCGGTTGATGACGACAACCCGGATCGGGCCATCCTCGACGCCCGCCGCATGATCGCCTTCTACCTCACCGTGAAGACCTACGACGCGTTCATCGAGCAGCATGGCTGGACGGACGCCGTGGCGGCGCTGCGCGCCGCCTTCAAAGCCGGGGACATGGACACCTTCACCAATGCCGTCACAGACGACATGCTCCACACGATTGCCGTGTGCGGCACAACGGCCGATGCGCGTTCGCGTCTGGCGGAGCGCAGGGCCGAGGGGTCGCTGGCCCGGGATCTGACATATCTGGGGCAGCCGGCGTTCCTGGTGAGCGATCGGCGACGAGCGGTCTACGCTCACAACAGCCTGGCGTTACTGGAAGGCTGA
- a CDS encoding enoyl-CoA hydratase/isomerase family protein, producing the protein MSFVSYRFESGCARITLTDGDRGNPVHSDMVEELFAAVRRASADSARVIVLSAQGRFFSVGGDLAAFASAADMSNYIDDLADSLHRVVSELVRADAVVVSVVQGPAAGAGFPLAAAADIIIAAQTATFSLGYTKVGLNVDGGTSLLVHSLGLHRSLRLALLNDAISADEALATGLVARVAPDGDLDRVAEKIVDQVLAGPAGGQAATKQLLRATADAAPESALRREALAIRTTAGDPDAREGVGAFLAKRRPEFAR; encoded by the coding sequence GTGAGCTTCGTCAGCTACCGCTTCGAGTCAGGTTGTGCGCGCATCACATTGACCGATGGTGACCGGGGAAACCCGGTCCACTCCGATATGGTCGAGGAACTGTTTGCCGCGGTGCGGCGGGCATCGGCTGACTCGGCGCGAGTGATCGTGCTCAGCGCGCAGGGACGCTTCTTCTCCGTCGGCGGGGATCTGGCGGCATTCGCCTCGGCTGCGGACATGTCCAACTACATCGACGACCTCGCCGACTCCTTGCATCGTGTGGTGAGCGAACTCGTCCGCGCCGACGCCGTGGTGGTCTCGGTGGTGCAGGGTCCTGCTGCCGGGGCGGGCTTTCCGCTCGCCGCCGCGGCGGACATCATCATCGCGGCCCAGACGGCGACATTCAGTCTGGGCTATACGAAGGTCGGGCTCAACGTCGACGGTGGGACCAGCCTGCTCGTGCACTCGCTGGGTCTGCATCGCTCGCTGCGGCTGGCCCTTCTCAACGATGCGATCAGCGCCGACGAGGCACTGGCGACGGGCCTGGTCGCCCGGGTGGCTCCGGATGGTGATCTCGATCGGGTAGCCGAGAAGATCGTCGATCAGGTCCTCGCCGGCCCGGCCGGGGGACAGGCCGCCACCAAGCAGCTCTTGCGGGCGACCGCGGACGCGGCTCCCGAGAGCGCGTTGCGTCGGGAGGCGCTTGCCATTCGCACCACTGCCGGTGATCCCGACGCGAGAGAAGGGGTCGGGGCGTTTCTGGCGAAACGCCGACCCGAGTTCGCCAGATGA
- a CDS encoding enoyl-CoA hydratase, which produces MTNEAGGQPLLVDRRGGVTVLTLNRPARRNALDRALRRALRKEFATAEADDDVRVIIVTGAGSAFSSGVDLSEALTGPATAPEGATPTQVMRSLSKPVIAAVNGPCFTGGLELAVSCSFIIASEEAVFADTHTSIGLIDGWGGSAMLPRIVGLPMATQIMLTGNPVDAQTALRIGLANEVVPADRLMERTLEIAESIAAAHPEATRRLLRLLNDGAGSSTAHALGLEAEAAATWRPNGAEIRRRFSTRTQKPDQT; this is translated from the coding sequence ATGACCAACGAAGCAGGCGGGCAGCCGTTGCTCGTGGATCGTCGCGGCGGCGTCACCGTCCTGACGTTGAACCGCCCTGCCCGACGCAACGCACTCGACAGGGCCTTGCGCCGTGCACTCAGGAAGGAGTTCGCCACCGCTGAAGCCGACGACGATGTGCGGGTCATCATCGTCACGGGCGCGGGAAGTGCATTCTCGTCAGGCGTGGATCTGTCGGAGGCGTTGACCGGGCCTGCGACGGCCCCGGAAGGTGCGACACCCACACAGGTGATGCGATCGCTGTCCAAGCCGGTGATCGCAGCTGTCAACGGTCCATGCTTCACCGGTGGGCTCGAGCTCGCGGTCAGTTGCTCGTTCATCATCGCCTCCGAGGAGGCCGTGTTCGCCGACACGCACACGTCGATCGGTCTGATCGATGGATGGGGCGGCAGCGCGATGCTGCCGCGGATTGTCGGACTGCCGATGGCCACCCAGATCATGCTCACCGGGAACCCCGTCGATGCGCAGACGGCGTTGCGTATCGGGCTCGCCAACGAAGTCGTGCCGGCCGATCGGCTCATGGAGCGGACCCTCGAGATCGCAGAATCCATCGCGGCCGCTCACCCCGAGGCAACACGTCGACTGCTCCGGTTACTCAACGACGGCGCCGGAAGCTCCACGGCGCACGCCCTCGGTCTCGAGGCCGAGGCAGCGGCGACCTGGCGGCCGAACGGCGCGGAGATCCGTCGTCGCTTCTCCACGCGAACGCAGAAGCCGGATCAGACGTAA
- a CDS encoding ABC transporter substrate-binding protein: MRFASSRSRRRYAAACLGAVVVIAGATACTEDSSSEGGSSSAAAESAVAAAPSGTFAGNQASGTPVKVGLINPEGGPAISLPEDRETAEAVVKYANENLAGIGGRPIELVECKSKEDPASATACANQMVEAGVVGVVVTNTAQGDVMVPILTGAKIPYTSYQGAGQTELTAPDYSYSWTGGFPAVLSGMAKYTAGSGMKDVTLYVTDSAAAINGAKAMGVPAFQAAGINLNVVAIPLGNPDASPQVSAGLKNNPQAVGIVGDPTMCTSVLKALGTVGTDAEKMVIGPCLDPSVMEAASAELNGSKVFNTAFGSGTDPESLTYQAIMAKYAPSVSPNGTAVTAYQSMLGFVRTAGTVKGDVTAASVNSAIRAAANVPLPVGDGLAMSCNGKAVPGLPMACSAGALVGTVDNGQITDVKQLN; this comes from the coding sequence ATGCGTTTCGCGTCATCCCGCTCGCGTCGCCGCTATGCGGCAGCGTGCCTCGGCGCCGTGGTCGTCATCGCCGGCGCCACAGCATGTACCGAGGATTCTTCCAGTGAGGGCGGCTCATCGTCGGCAGCCGCCGAGAGCGCGGTCGCGGCTGCACCCAGCGGTACATTTGCCGGCAATCAGGCCAGCGGGACACCGGTCAAGGTGGGGCTGATCAACCCCGAAGGCGGCCCGGCGATCTCGTTGCCCGAGGATCGAGAAACGGCCGAGGCCGTGGTCAAGTATGCCAACGAGAATCTCGCAGGCATCGGCGGTCGACCGATCGAACTTGTGGAATGCAAATCCAAGGAAGACCCGGCGTCTGCAACTGCGTGCGCCAACCAGATGGTCGAGGCGGGTGTGGTGGGCGTCGTGGTGACCAACACCGCCCAAGGCGACGTGATGGTACCCATCCTCACCGGCGCCAAGATCCCCTACACCTCGTACCAGGGCGCAGGACAGACCGAGCTGACGGCTCCGGATTACTCCTACTCATGGACAGGTGGCTTTCCCGCGGTTCTGAGCGGGATGGCCAAGTACACGGCGGGTAGCGGCATGAAGGACGTGACGCTCTATGTCACCGACTCCGCAGCCGCCATCAACGGCGCGAAGGCCATGGGTGTTCCGGCGTTCCAGGCGGCCGGCATCAACCTGAACGTCGTTGCCATCCCCCTCGGGAATCCTGATGCCTCACCGCAGGTGTCCGCCGGCCTCAAGAACAACCCGCAGGCCGTGGGCATCGTCGGCGATCCGACGATGTGCACCTCGGTGCTCAAGGCTCTCGGCACCGTCGGCACGGACGCGGAGAAGATGGTGATCGGACCATGCCTCGATCCGAGCGTCATGGAGGCCGCCAGCGCAGAGCTGAACGGGTCCAAGGTGTTCAACACCGCCTTCGGCTCCGGAACCGATCCGGAATCGCTGACTTATCAGGCGATCATGGCCAAATACGCACCCTCGGTCTCACCCAACGGAACCGCGGTGACCGCCTACCAGTCGATGCTCGGCTTCGTCCGCACCGCCGGAACTGTCAAGGGCGACGTCACTGCAGCGTCGGTGAACAGTGCCATTCGTGCCGCAGCGAATGTTCCACTGCCGGTCGGCGATGGGCTGGCGATGAGCTGCAACGGCAAGGCCGTCCCCGGCCTGCCCATGGCATGTAGCGCAGGCGCCCTGGTGGGCACCGTCGACAACGGCCAGATCACCGACGTCAAGCAGCTGAACTGA
- a CDS encoding SRPBCC family protein produces the protein MPTTELRMNLPPEAVWATITDVSTWPRWGPTIIGARVDEDVELASGVRGTITTIAGLPLAFEITEFVDRRLWAWKVAGVHATRHEVIPVAGGCVLSFGAPVWAVAYLPVLAIALPRIERIACRLE, from the coding sequence ATGCCGACAACCGAACTGCGGATGAACCTACCCCCCGAAGCGGTGTGGGCAACCATCACCGATGTGAGCACCTGGCCGAGATGGGGGCCCACCATCATCGGGGCACGCGTGGACGAAGACGTCGAGTTGGCCTCCGGGGTACGCGGAACGATCACGACTATCGCGGGGCTGCCCCTGGCCTTCGAAATCACCGAGTTCGTGGATCGACGGTTATGGGCTTGGAAAGTGGCGGGGGTGCACGCGACGCGACATGAGGTGATCCCGGTGGCGGGCGGCTGTGTTCTCAGCTTCGGCGCGCCGGTCTGGGCGGTGGCGTATCTGCCGGTACTGGCCATCGCGTTGCCGCGCATAGAACGGATCGCGTGTCGTCTCGAGTAG
- a CDS encoding branched-chain amino acid ABC transporter permease/ATP-binding protein, producing the protein MSDHLAFLILGLGAGAVFAALGMSLVVTFRSSGVVNFATGALALYIAYTFAFLRKGELLVPIPGFPQTITLSSQPLTFTSAAAISLVIAAAVGLILYLLVFRWLRTSSPVAKAVASIGVMLVVQLVLAMRVGTSPVSVEPILSQEIYTVSGVRIPADRVWFALIIIVLALALGALIKYTRFGLATRAVAETERGAIVSGLSPNRVAAINWALSVVVAGVSGILIAPIVPLVPLSYTLFIVPALAAAMVGGFTKVGPTVAAGLIIGMVQGELIYLQNTIDWFPAGGVAELATLVLILVLLVVRRAQLPQRGTLSSLSLGRAPRPRNLVTPTMIAVAIGLVALFATSGGTRGAVITTIVLAIIGLSQVVVTGFAGQVSLAQLTLAGTSAFVVSRLTTVLGVPFPFAPIVAALVATVIGVVIGLPALRLRGLPVAVLTLAMAVTLEAFWFRNTDFNGGAVGAPVENPTMFGLDFGIGNGDAYPRITFGILCLVVAVLVGLGVAFLRRSRLGASMLAVRANERSAAASGIAVNRVKIIAFAIGSFIAGLGGALMAYQQNVASAASYSALAGIALFATVYLAGISSIGGGVLSGVIGVGGILYFALDKWVNLGDYFAVITGVLLIVSVIVNPDGIVGPVHALIARLRHRPNGSVDLELSVDPTSISEAPALGAEVLSAEAVGMRYGGVIALEDVSFSVRSGEILGLIGPNGAGKTTLIDALSGFANSSGSVVLDGERLDELAPHERSRRGLGRTFQGIELYDDLTVRENVLVGTEAAKHRGEDDPDLERLFEILHLTPVADRMVAELSQGQRQLVSIARALAGRPKALMLDEPAAGLDSSESMWLGQRLRAVRGAGTTVVMVDHDMGLVLDLCDRIVVLDLGRVIAIGTPDEIKQNPEVIRAYLGSSAPPEEAALEEPALAQAQEVTT; encoded by the coding sequence GTGTCTGACCATCTCGCCTTCTTGATCCTCGGCCTCGGTGCCGGTGCGGTGTTCGCTGCGCTTGGTATGTCCCTGGTGGTGACCTTCCGAAGTTCTGGGGTCGTCAATTTCGCCACGGGTGCGCTCGCTCTCTATATCGCCTACACATTCGCCTTCTTACGCAAGGGGGAACTCCTTGTCCCCATTCCCGGGTTCCCGCAGACCATCACGCTCTCGTCCCAGCCGCTGACGTTTACCTCCGCCGCGGCAATTTCCCTGGTGATCGCAGCTGCCGTCGGTCTCATCCTCTACCTACTGGTCTTTCGTTGGTTGCGCACGTCGTCACCAGTGGCCAAGGCTGTCGCGAGCATCGGAGTGATGCTCGTCGTGCAGCTCGTACTCGCCATGCGGGTCGGGACCAGTCCGGTCTCGGTCGAACCCATTCTGTCGCAGGAGATCTACACGGTCTCCGGTGTCCGCATCCCGGCCGACCGGGTCTGGTTCGCGCTCATCATCATCGTGCTCGCGCTCGCCCTGGGCGCGCTGATCAAATACACGCGGTTCGGACTGGCCACCCGGGCGGTCGCCGAAACCGAACGTGGAGCGATTGTCTCGGGCCTCTCGCCGAATCGTGTCGCAGCCATCAACTGGGCTCTGAGCGTCGTCGTCGCCGGCGTCAGTGGCATCCTGATCGCGCCGATCGTTCCGTTGGTGCCACTGTCATACACACTGTTCATCGTCCCAGCGCTCGCCGCGGCAATGGTCGGCGGCTTCACGAAGGTGGGGCCGACCGTCGCGGCGGGACTGATCATCGGCATGGTCCAGGGTGAGCTGATCTACCTGCAGAACACCATCGACTGGTTCCCGGCAGGCGGCGTCGCGGAGCTGGCCACGCTCGTGCTGATCCTGGTGTTGCTCGTCGTCCGACGCGCTCAACTCCCTCAGCGCGGGACTCTCTCCTCCTTGTCGCTGGGACGCGCACCACGGCCGCGGAACCTTGTGACGCCGACGATGATTGCGGTCGCCATCGGGCTCGTGGCGTTGTTCGCCACGAGTGGGGGCACTCGCGGTGCGGTGATCACCACCATCGTGCTGGCCATCATCGGACTCTCCCAGGTGGTGGTCACCGGATTCGCCGGCCAGGTGTCTCTCGCACAGTTGACCCTCGCGGGCACCTCGGCCTTCGTCGTGAGCCGCCTGACCACGGTCCTCGGCGTGCCGTTTCCGTTCGCTCCGATAGTCGCGGCGCTCGTCGCCACCGTCATCGGAGTCGTGATCGGCCTACCCGCACTCCGACTGCGCGGGCTGCCCGTTGCGGTGCTCACCCTGGCCATGGCGGTCACGTTGGAGGCCTTCTGGTTCCGAAACACCGACTTCAACGGTGGTGCCGTGGGTGCTCCGGTGGAGAACCCCACCATGTTCGGCCTGGACTTCGGCATCGGGAACGGCGACGCGTATCCCCGCATCACCTTCGGAATCCTCTGCCTCGTGGTCGCCGTACTCGTCGGCCTTGGCGTCGCGTTCCTGCGCCGTAGCAGGCTCGGCGCGTCGATGCTCGCCGTGCGCGCCAACGAGCGGTCTGCCGCGGCATCCGGCATCGCGGTGAACCGGGTCAAGATCATCGCGTTCGCGATCGGTTCGTTCATCGCCGGCCTCGGCGGCGCCCTGATGGCCTATCAACAGAATGTCGCGTCGGCGGCCAGCTACTCTGCGCTGGCCGGAATCGCCCTGTTCGCAACCGTGTACCTGGCCGGCATCAGTTCAATCGGTGGCGGGGTTCTCTCCGGCGTCATCGGGGTGGGTGGCATCTTGTACTTTGCGCTCGACAAGTGGGTCAACCTCGGCGACTACTTCGCCGTGATCACCGGTGTGCTCCTGATTGTGTCCGTCATCGTGAACCCGGACGGCATCGTCGGCCCCGTCCACGCGCTGATCGCCCGACTTCGCCACCGCCCCAACGGATCGGTCGATCTGGAGCTCTCTGTCGACCCGACCTCGATATCCGAAGCTCCCGCTCTTGGCGCCGAAGTGCTGTCCGCCGAGGCCGTCGGAATGCGTTACGGCGGCGTCATCGCCCTCGAAGACGTGAGCTTCTCAGTCCGCTCAGGCGAGATCCTCGGTCTGATCGGACCGAACGGGGCGGGCAAGACAACCCTCATCGACGCGCTCAGCGGGTTTGCCAACTCGAGTGGCTCGGTGGTTCTCGACGGCGAGCGTCTCGACGAACTCGCACCACACGAACGCAGCCGGCGCGGACTCGGACGTACCTTCCAGGGCATCGAACTCTACGACGACCTGACCGTGCGGGAGAACGTGCTCGTCGGCACCGAAGCCGCCAAGCATCGCGGCGAGGATGACCCCGATCTCGAGCGACTGTTCGAAATCCTGCACCTGACCCCGGTCGCCGACCGGATGGTCGCCGAACTGTCCCAGGGACAACGACAGTTGGTGTCGATCGCTCGCGCGCTGGCCGGACGCCCCAAGGCATTGATGCTCGACGAGCCCGCCGCCGGCCTCGACAGTTCGGAGAGCATGTGGCTCGGGCAGCGACTGCGCGCAGTCCGAGGCGCCGGGACGACGGTGGTCATGGTCGATCACGACATGGGATTGGTGCTCGACCTGTGTGACCGCATCGTCGTCCTCGACCTCGGGCGTGTGATCGCCATCGGTACTCCCGACGAGATCAAGCAGAACCCCGAGGTCATCCGCGCATACCTCGGCAGCAGCGCACCCCCGGAGGAGGCCGCGTTGGAAGAACCCGCCCTCGCCCAGGCCCAGGAGGTCACCACGTGA
- a CDS encoding SDR family oxidoreductase, whose protein sequence is MSKPVIVVVGAGPGVSGSVARRFAAKGYDVGLLGTDADRLAELDRQVADQGAQTLAEVVDVTDVAAATSEIGSMGQWWNRIDVLHFNPSAFREKDPLELTVEELLEDVALGVGGLLTAVQAARPFMSAGGRITVTGSMAADKPWNRAASLGVQKAGIRNLVRSIDTTLAPEGIRAVSVTVQGSLAQDGPFTSDRVAGAIWEAAHQDEASWCAEVAYHG, encoded by the coding sequence ATGAGCAAACCGGTCATCGTCGTGGTGGGAGCAGGTCCGGGCGTCAGCGGTTCGGTCGCTCGGCGATTCGCGGCGAAGGGATACGACGTCGGGCTGCTCGGCACCGATGCGGATCGGTTGGCGGAGTTGGATCGCCAGGTTGCCGACCAGGGCGCGCAGACTCTCGCCGAGGTCGTGGACGTCACGGACGTGGCGGCGGCCACGTCAGAGATTGGTTCAATGGGGCAGTGGTGGAACCGAATCGACGTCCTTCACTTCAACCCCAGTGCTTTCCGAGAAAAGGATCCACTCGAACTCACTGTCGAGGAACTGCTCGAGGATGTCGCGCTCGGTGTGGGCGGCCTACTCACTGCGGTTCAGGCCGCGCGGCCGTTCATGTCGGCGGGTGGCCGCATCACCGTGACCGGGAGCATGGCGGCGGACAAGCCGTGGAATCGTGCGGCGTCTCTGGGCGTGCAGAAGGCCGGGATCCGGAATCTTGTCCGTAGTATCGATACAACTCTCGCACCGGAGGGCATCCGCGCCGTGTCGGTGACGGTGCAGGGTTCGCTCGCCCAGGACGGGCCCTTCACTTCCGATCGGGTGGCCGGGGCGATCTGGGAAGCCGCACACCAGGACGAGGCGTCATGGTGTGCCGAGGTGGCCTACCACGGGTGA